The following is a genomic window from Flavobacteriales bacterium.
TGGTGGGCGTCCAGCTGTAGGTGACACCCGAGCCCGGTGTGGCGTTGAGCTGCACCTGCGTACCGGACACCACGATGGGTTGATCGACGGTGGCGTTGACGTCTGCGGCGTTCACCGGGCTCACCTCCACCGTCACCGTGCCCGACCACGAACAGCCGCTCGGCGCGGTCACCGTGACACTGAAGACGGTGGTCTCCGATGGGGCCACGGTGGCGATGGGGGTGCCCTGGCCGGCCAGGACCTCCGCGGCGGGGCTCCAGGTGATGACGGACCCGGGGTCGGCGCCGATCAGCACCAGTTGGGCCTGTTCGTCGGCACAGATCAGCTGGTCCGGGGACAGGGAGATGATCGCCAGCGACACGGTCACCGTCACACTGTCGGTCACCTGGCAGCCCCCGGCATCGGCCCGTACATGGTAGGTGCCGCCGATCGCCGGTTGCACCAGGGCGGTGCTGTCGGCCGAGGTGGCGTTCAACATGTCGGTGAACTGGGCGTTGGTGCTCCAGTGCCAGTTGGTCGCCGTGCCGTTGCTGGTGGCCGTGAGCAGGAAGGAGCCGAGCGGGCCGCAGAGCGTGGTGTCGGGCATGGCCTGCACCAGAGGCGCGGCGTCCACCACCACCACGGTGAAGGAGGTCTGGTCCTCGGCGTTGCAGCTGTTGGGGTCGAAGGCCGTGAGCGTCACGATGTAGTTCCCCGGGCCTGGGTACAGGTGCGTGGGTTCCACCAGCGTGGAGCTGTCGCCGTCGCCGAACTCCCAGAGATAGGTGGCCCCGTTGCTGAAGTTGGCGAAGTCCACCGGCGTGTTCGCGCACACCGTGTCGGGGGCATTGCCGGCGGCCACGACCAAGGGGGCGTCGAAGTCGAACTTGAACACGCCATTGTTGCAGTTCGGGCTGTTGTTCGTCGGGCTCCACGCTCCGGGGTCGGGCTCGATCGGGAAGTCCGAGTTGCCGCCGCAGCCGGCGCACACGCTCTGGTACACGCGCCCGCGGCGGTCGAAGCGGCTCGTTCCGCCGTCCACATGTTCGCTGCTCGCGATCCCACCGAAGTAGGTGGCATAGGTCAGCGCGCTCATGTCCACCTCGAACACGGCGAGGTAGAAGTCGTTGCCCGTGGTGGTGCCTTGGTAGGCGTCCGGGGTCACCGGCAGCCCTGTGGTGGTCATGGGCGGGCCGATGCCGATGTTGCTGCCCCAGCCGCTCACGTAGAGCTTGTCGCAGTAGTCGACCAGGAAGGCGGTGGGGCTGATGGACGGTGTGCCGTTCGCCAGCCCGAAGCGGGAGCCCAGCACCCAGCTCTGGAGGTCGGGGCTCAGCTTGGCGATGAACTGGCCGCCGTTCGGCACGTTGTACGGGGCGTTGAGGATGAGCTGCCCGACGGGGGCCTGGGTCTGTCCGAACAGGAACACGTTCTGCTGGTCGTCCAGGTCGGCGAAGTAGGCCTGATCGTAAGCGTTGGAACCGTAGAAGGTGCAGGCCTGCACGGTCGATCCATCCGCGGACAAGCGGGCGGCGAAGGCATCTGCAAGGCCACCCTGGTAGCTGCCTTGGTAGGCGTTCGAGGTCACCGGAAGGTCGGTGCTGTTCGTGCCCCCGCAGATCAACAGGTCGCCGTTGGCGAACAGTTCACCGCCGAAGACGGCGTCCGCGTTCCCTCCGCCCAGGAAGGTGCTCCACACCAAAGAGCCAAGGTCGGAGGTCAGCTTAGTGATCACACCATCATGGGTGCCCGCTCCGAACCCGGTCTGCGCAGCGTTCGGGCTCACGGGATAGTCGCTGGACTGGGTGCAGCTCATCACGATCACGCGGCCCGCATCGTCCAACAGGATCTCGCCGCGCATCTCGTCGGCGTAGTTGAACTTCAGCGCCGGAGCGCTGTTGTGACCGTCGTTCTGCGTACCGCCGAGGAAGGTGGCGGCGAGCAACTGGCTGCCATCTGCGCTCAAGCGCGCGACCAGCATGTCGCTGCCGCTCGGGTAGCTCACCCCGATGCCTTGTGGGGTGTACGTGGAGCCTCCGGCGAAGGTGGGCTGGAAGGCCCCGGTGCTCACCGGATGGTCCGGCGAACCTGTAGTGCCCAGGATGAAGACCTCATCGTTGGCGTTCACGATCAGGCTGTGCGGGAGGTCATCACCCTGTCCGCCCAGCATGGTGCTCCACACCAGGAAGGTGCCGGAGGTGTCGTACTTCGTGATCGCCATGTCCGTACCCACGATGGTGCCCTGCCCGTCGCCGCCGTTCCAGGTGGTCTGGTAGGCGCCGATGGTGGTGGGGTAGCCGCTGCCGAAGCTGGAACTTCCACTGTACAGGAAGCCCAGGTCGTCGAAAGTGGCCGTGTAGCCGAAGTTGTCCGTGGTGGCGCCCGAATAGGTGCTGAACTCCAGCGT
Proteins encoded in this region:
- a CDS encoding gliding motility-associated C-terminal domain-containing protein, coding for MPSPFPWTRALALSVLALTSHRMLPQERVRFVENKGQWPEAVHFKADVPGATVWCERNALLIDRFDAREVHAAHAHEGGAPVSDRRPVIPHHVLRLHFADATTSPRTKGHEQQPGLHHFFLGNDPARWGSNARSFSTVEWSAIAPGIALQLTTTSNGLKYDLHLAPGADPAGLHLRYEGADGLRIQDGQLVIGTALGPVVERIPLAYQVIAGRQVPVSCGYRLKNGRIGYALGPYDPRHELIIDPTLEFSTYSGATTDNFGYTATFDDLGFLYSGSSSFGSGYPTTIGAYQTTWNGGDGQGTIVGTDMAITKYDTSGTFLVWSTMLGGQGDDLPHSLIVNANDEVFILGTTGSPDHPVSTGAFQPTFAGGSTYTPQGIGVSYPSGSDMLVARLSADGSQLLAATFLGGTQNDGHNSAPALKFNYADEMRGEILLDDAGRVIVMSCTQSSDYPVSPNAAQTGFGAGTHDGVITKLTSDLGSLVWSTFLGGGNADAVFGGELFANGDLLICGGTNSTDLPVTSNAYQGSYQGGLADAFAARLSADGSTVQACTFYGSNAYDQAYFADLDDQQNVFLFGQTQAPVGQLILNAPYNVPNGGQFIAKLSPDLQSWVLGSRFGLANGTPSISPTAFLVDYCDKLYVSGWGSNIGIGPPMTTTGLPVTPDAYQGTTTGNDFYLAVFEVDMSALTYATYFGGIASSEHVDGGTSRFDRRGRVYQSVCAGCGGNSDFPIEPDPGAWSPTNNSPNCNNGVFKFDFDAPLVVAAGNAPDTVCANTPVDFANFSNGATYLWEFGDGDSSTLVEPTHLYPGPGNYIVTLTAFDPNSCNAEDQTSFTVVVVDAAPLVQAMPDTTLCGPLGSFLLTATSNGTATNWHWSTNAQFTDMLNATSADSTALVQPAIGGTYHVRADAGGCQVTDSVTVTVSLAIISLSPDQLICADEQAQLVLIGADPGSVITWSPAAEVLAGQGTPIATVAPSETTVFSVTVTAPSGCSWSGTVTVEVSPVNAADVNATVDQPIVVSGTQVQLNATPGSGVTYSWTPTTVSNPAIAAPTAVVTTSTWFVVTVSDGICTKSDSVLVTVYELNCDEPDIFVPNALTPNGDGNNDVLFVRGRFITDLEFKVFDRWGEKVFETTDQAIGWDATYNGKAVDPAVFVYHLRVRCADGQELFKKGNVTVIR